Below is a genomic region from Desulfuromonadales bacterium.
GTCGATTACCGCTTCGTCAACTATCCGGGAGCCAGGCACAGCTTCACCAGCCCCGAGGCCGACGCCTTCGGCAAGAAGTTCAACCTGCCGCTTGCCTATGACCAGGCGGCGGACCGCAAGTCGTGGCAGGCGATGCAGGAGTTCTTCGCCCGGATTTTCCAGTAGGGGGAAGGACGGCCGTCGCGAAAGGAGACAAACTTGCTGGGAGCCATCGCCGGCGACATCATCGGCTCGATTTACGAACATTCGCCGATCAAGACCAGGGATTTCCCCCTGTTCGATCCCCGCTGCCGCTTCACCGACGATTCGGTGCTGACCATCGC
It encodes:
- a CDS encoding ADP-ribosylglycohydrolase family protein, with the protein product MLGAIAGDIIGSIYEHSPIKTRDFPLFDPRCRFTDDSVLTIAVAKSILDGTGYLESLREFGRRYPDAGYGGTFRRWLL